The DNA segment TTCTCACATGACACCACTGTCATTGTTTCTTTAAAGTTCATCCTAAGTGAAAAACATTAACAGTCACTATGACGTGCCTTTGCTTGCTTTTCATGGTGAAATCTTTATATCTTCCTGTGAATAATTGGCCAAACACTtataagaaaaattaaaaacatcaacaatggATAGAGATCCATCATAGAGGTAGCACAGAGACTTAATTTCCACATCCATATCAGCAGGAAATAGACCAGGATGCAATGCAGCGTGAACTTTTCAAGTGAGGGGTGTGGCCATGATCACATACATGCCTCAGTGTTTACAGACTAGTCAGACCGCTACAGAAAAAAAGCTGATATGAAGCAAGTTATGACTTTTAATTCAACAGAACGTGACTTGGTGTCGTGACAAGGCATTCTGGGAAGTGTAGGAAATCACTAACTGAAACCAAATTCACATCACAAAAGAATATGTGCAATTGAACTCCAAATCCTGGAACATTTTTCTCGTCACCTTCTTATCTGCTCTCATATGAGCCGTGCTTCTCTTTAaccttgctgctgttgtttctgtGGGCCGGTCTGAATCACTCTTGGCTGAATCAATATACCTTGAGGGTGGAGCAGTCATTTTACCCACCAGCTTGTATGCGGATGTTATTGTTAAGACTCTGCATCGCACAGCATCGCCGGCGCTACCTGCAGATAATGCTAATCATGGTCTTTTGCAATACCATtatgtgtttgtctgctgtgtTGTCTGACGTGTTGTGCAATCAGTCATGCAGACATGGATGCTGCTCTGTGAATCAGAGGGCAAACCTAGTGTTTAAATTCATAACGTCTTTCATGCTTAAACAGTTAATATTCAGTATAAGATGCTAAAAGTGCACTAGAATAAGTCTGCTTCCTAAATCAGGGTTGACAGCTCCATGCTCCAGAACATTGCCTGTTCACTGATGTGGATGTGTAAGCAATGTGAGGTGTAAGTTTAGCTTCATAGGAGATTCGCCCACTGAATAAATGCTCTTTGAATGTTGGACTATAACAGCATAAAGTCTATTTTTACCCAGTGTTTCAGGCAGGGgctccagtttgttttttcttcccctGTTGTGTCCTCCACGCCAGCTCTGACTGTGCCAAGCTCCTGTAGCTGCCAGAGTTATGACAGTGTCCTTAGGTGAACAATGAAAGATGAACTCACCGTTGAAGAAATGCTGACAGTGGCAGATTTCAATGTTCAAACTTTTTCTGGGTCGATTAAGGTTTATACAAGAAAAGATTATGGCTGTGTTTTGTTCTTGTTTGGGAATTGTTGCgcccttttttgtttgtatgcatTGTTTCTGGTCCGCTGCATCGTGGCATTACTGTTTTCAGAAAGCAAAAGGTTTAATGGTTCTCAGACAGAGGGCCTTGAGTTACTCTCCCAGAGTGCAGTTCAGCTCCTTGCTCCGCTAATTGCCACTTTCTCTTCCTGTCGGATATCTCCTGCTGGCAACACTAGCCTTTTCCTGGCtttggtttctgtgtgtgtgaaatagatACTTAGAGAAGGATCATCTTCTTAAACCACTCCAGGCCCCTAACAATTGAACTGATTTAAGTGTGTATTTGTTGCTGCCTCCCGACTTCTTCTATTCTTAACCCTGTCTTCTAACCCCTCCCTTCCCTTTATCCCAtcacctccctctgtctctttctctctttctccagaTATCAACCTGAACTCTCCTAACAAGGGCCTTGTTGTGGATAATGCAGACACCCTGTCTGACGTTCCGGTGGAGGGAGCGGTGGGGAACGCAGCCAACCCTCTTCCACCCGGcctgacagaggaggaggccGAGGAGCTCCGCGTAGAGCTCACCAAGGTAGAGACCAGATGTTCCAAAATCACCAGGTGTTTACATGCAACTGTAACGGCAAAAATgatggctgcattccatttagATATATCAGTGTTAGGGTCCAGGTATCGTGCATGCTCGCTCACTGTCTTGGCTAGCTGGAGTACTTTATTAAGCAAAGCAGTCATGAATTTGTTCTTTTCCTGGgtttcaaaatgtttgcaaATCTGCACATTCCGATATCAGACTTTAAGTAGTTGATACTAAGATCTGTGAAAATTCATGATTCACATTCCCCAGTTCGATACCacagtaaaacaacaacaacaacaacaacaacgtgaTAAATCCCATGTTCTTAGACATAAACGCCTTTTTTAACAACATATAAATTAAATTCAGTTTGTATTATTAATCCCAGATGATCCACCTGAAATGCAAATCCAGCTAATCGGAGCATTTTGgccaaagttgaacattttcagCTCTCATCATGCTGCGAGCGTTTGTAGCAGAGTGTAAATACACGACGCACCCAATGCACAGAAAGGACAAAACAGGCTGGACCCAGGAAacgttcttttctttttcctggaGTCGAGGTGGAGTCGTCGCTGTGTCCTGTTGGCTGGGTTCCACGTTTTGTCGTTCTTCTGTGCTGGTGTCGCCGTTCTTTTTCTTTGGCATTTAACGGCAGACTTGTAGGTGTATATGTTGCTCTGTCATGTCCGGATGTGTTGCATCCCTGGTACCTAAGGTACTGGAGACAAATGAGCTCCATAATGCTTTCAAAGTTTGGCATCGACTTGGTATTGACTTATTGGTTCTAGCCCTATTTGCAAACAAGACTGAGTAGAGAGGATTTGAGTTTGATCCTGCGGTGGATGATAGAAAGCACCTTTGTGTTTCTCATTTGAATGCAAATATAAATCCAGCTGTGGCTGCAGCCAGATGGAGCACCATGAATGAAGACGAAAACCCCAGACTTAACTCTTCCTGGGACTGTTATGTTttcaggtggaggaggagatcAACACCCTTCGTCAGGTTTTGTCAGCCAAAGAGAGACACGCCACAGAGCTGAAGAGGAAACTTGGCCTCAGTCCGCTCACCGAACTCAGGCAGAACCTCACCAAGAGCTGGCAAGACGTACAGACCTCCAACGCGTATGTATTCATCAGAAACTTAAAATATACACCAAGAACTTGCTTCTCAAGTCTCTTTGTGAACGTTCAATCATATAGAGAGTCGATGACCTGTGTAGCTTCTGCTCCACTGGCTTTCTCAGTGGATTTTCTCTCCCTGAGAACCTCAAACAAACAGCGTGTTGCTGGATTGGTTCAACTTTTTGTTGAGCTATACCCTTTTTTCTCTGTGGCCTCATTGAAACTAACGAGGGAACTTTCTGTCAGTCTGAACAGAGCTGTAgttgttaaatgtttaaaacatAATTGATGATTTGTTACTTTAATTTTACTGTCCAATACTGTAGTGGATGCCCCTTTGGTTTAGGATATGGACAGAAAGCCCTACCGTTATGTTTTGGATTCATAGAAAGACAAATGAAATATTCTGTCTATGGGAAAATGCATTGTCTGTGTGAACCAAGGCTACTATTAAAAAGGAACACATTAAAAGAGAATCACCACACATACAgccttttaaaatattttaaaaagatagAACAATAAACAATGaagggagatttttttttaacttgcaaAGTCCAGTGAGATGATTCAGCACGCCCTGATAGTAACCACTGTATCAGAAACAGTGAGTAACAAAGTGACTCACCCTGTGGTGATGCATCTGGCCTTCTAAAGTCTTTACATCATTTTCTGCAGAGGTTTACGTTATGAAGGATGACTGTAAACCTTTTAGATGGTACTGTAACAGATGCGAAGGTGCTGCGTAATCCGATATAATCATCATGTTCTGAAAGATACTGAGATCATGATTGCTAATCAAGCAAGTAACAGTTGGAGAACAAATATTTAACTGCAGCCTTTTTCTTCCTGTAACTGCTGCTCTGTTTGAATTTAGATTTAATTCCTTCAACATCATCAGACTTTGCCAGTTAATTTCAGTCACTTAAATGGTAAGATATGGTGATTACACGTGATTAATGAAGTAACCGTGGTTATTAACCTCAGCAGGAGGTGCTGACACAGAAGACTCTTAATGAGCACATAACAAACTCTTCTGGTAAATGATACTGCTGAAACTAATTATTGAGTATTTGCAGGAAAAAAGAGATAATTACTGCGCTGCATCTGGGCTCATTATGAAGATGACAGCGTGTATCTGTCAACAGGGATTCATAAATCGTctcttaaagaggcaacagatagaattcgtttttttttttagcttggcgccacctagcgtcagtggtgttgcgtcgtactgtcgcaacgaccaaattgaccgtggggatcagagataatcaataacaTGACTCTATTAGactctaaattaaataaactgtaggctgtaaagccaccagtatacctctatgtatatgtagaatgagaaggtgtgtggacactactaaataaatgagtgaagagacagagcaacaattatcagatttatctgaagaaaaaacaaatagtaatgcaaataattatagcagaatgcacagtaccagtacaaacagctcacagtaaatgataccaatatgtacagtatcagtacaaacaacagtagacacagtggaattataccaatatgcacatgtaaacagtctccattctagaataaacgctaccgtatggaaaccatgcggccggttggagctcaaattgaatgggaaacaaagtccagtgttcacttagctgggcgtaactaactccgtgagaagagaacagaaggaagggagggggttATCACTGTCCAatgggctgccgtagaatggcaaccaggatgtcagccgaccaacactcgctacccgctccctggttgcggcgatttgtgATGCtgctagctggacatgggttttgaagcctctttggtcacggagctccctccatctcttgaacacctgactgaggtttactcttgtttttcctcttcttttatcactctcctttttgctcttctttgcctcctcacacagaggagctccttttcttttgctaggccgtttttcacttgtctccaaactttgtccctctgccattgtgctcgtgactcaactatctcatgcccaactcctccagctccagtccctgattggctgatcgACCAATTTCGCAATACGTGACgtgtttcctgccgtaaagcagattttttattttttttatttttatttattttttttgcgaAATTTTGGCACCAGTgtcagaagcttattgcaaagccactaagtaacctatgtaaacgctgatagtctgattttactgtggccactaccctgtgcagcCCACATTaatttcataatgatatattaaggaaaagatgctatctgttgcctctttaaccctttattttatttatgttgacATTTTCTTTAGGGTAAATAATCGATtatgttttacatttaatttagtGGTCATGCAAATTAAATGGGTATTTAAGAGTTTTAAGATACTTTGGTGTGGTATTTTTTAAAAGCTAACACTTTCATATCGCAGTCACAAACATCCCTGTGTATACACCAAcaaaatgcacaaaatattaCAGTGGAAATGCTTTTTGAACAAACTGCAGAACCCAACAGTGGACAGAGAAAAGGTTTGACCTGCTGGCATCAAAACTAATATCAACATCTGTGTATTTACAGTACACTTTACTTTGTTGGACGCTACTGATCCAACTCAAAACTGAAAACTTACCTGTCACAGTTTAACATTTGCAGATTTAATGTTGCTTTTGTTGCTGGAGAACACACAAGTTGTTGAAGCAAGTCTGACAAACAAGGGAGAGAAATTTAATCCTTGAATGTCACATCAGATCTGAGATTGTTGCATTTAAGGCTTCAGCGTGGCGTCCTCGATGAATCATCCATAAAGGTGAAGCACGGAGTTTGTGATAAATGATAAACACAGCTGCTCACTTGTAACATTGGGACATTGTGATTGACGTGCAGCTTGATTTATACTAATTTCTTAGTGAATAAGAtgctaaaatatttttgttctcaGGGAACACAGGCTTAAAAAACTGACTTTTTCCAGAGTGTGACTTTCATGATTGTGTTCATAAATCCCTGACAGACTGCATTTTGACCTTATCTAATGATGACAAGAAAAGCAGAGTTCTCTACAGGACAGTCATAtaattatttacattaataTAATGTTTGGTCAGTTGTTGCTTAAGGTTTCCTCTTTGAGTATGCTTGCTTTGAGTCCTTGCTGAACCTCTACAGTGTAACACCCTCATGTCTCTGTTTCTAGCTATGTGAGAACCTCTGAGAAACTGGGCGAGTGGAATGAAAGAGTTACCAGCTTGGAGTTGTGAGTCCGTGCACTGTTTGCTGTTCGCTCACTGGATGATGTCTGAGATTCTGTGTTGTTTGCTCTCTCACGCTCTGACTTTTGCTCACTCTCTATGTGTCTCCGTTCTCACCTTCTAACTATGTTTGACAACACTTACATTTCAACAGTTGGTGTttaactgtgtgtctgttcgGAGGACAAACGGATATCTGTAGTCTGTTTGTTGCTTGTGTTGAGTGAGATGCTCTGAAGGAATGTTTCCAAATGATTGTGTGTTAATCTGCTCAACTTTAGTGGAGAAATAGTTTCTGTTTCTGGTGTGATTGAGCTTAAAGTTCTGTATTTCTGGTAAATGAAATCATGTCTCAGGTGCGTTTTCACAGATGATAGATTTGCATGTAGTTTGTTAGAAAGTCTGACTTTGTTGAGGAGCTTTTCGGGGTCTGAGGAACCTACTGTGATAAATTTTGGATCAGTACTCCTGCTGTTGTCGGAGCCGGTTGCATGTGTGGCTAGACTTGTAGCACTGAAGTGGGAtttagtgtgtgtctgtgttttaacTACTGCAACAAGAGTTACATAACTGATTCACCAGAGTCTGTGTTTGTCCAGTGTGGCCTGTGACTCACCTTTTGGTGTTTGATAATCAGACTTTTTAAGGAGATGCTGTAGGCTGAGACATGGCACGATTTCTTATATGGAAGTCAGGGCTGACAGAAGTAGATCTAGAGGACTAATGTATGGTACTTTCTTTTACCATACATTTATCATTATCTGTTAGTTGTCTTTCATCCTCTTCAGTTTTCCATCGCTGCCTCCCTCTTATCAGTATTATTCGTCTGTTTGTACTTCCTCTCTCAGAGGTCAGGtgtcctctcttcctccacttAGAAGTGATGACACACGTCCTCCTCTCTACTTCCTCTCCAAATTCTTCCATGTTTCCAGCTTTCTCAAACGCTTCCTCCGTTCTTTTTATTTCTACCAGTGGCAAGGCCTGTCTGCTAAATCAGTGGtccccaactggtgggtcgtggtccaaaagtgtgTCGTGGGTCCACTCTGAATGGGCTGCAAGTGACtttcaaacatgtttacaagtttataaaaaacactttccttttaagtacagtgaatttctggcacagagcttttgttttgatgtgctgtttcctgcttgACAGAGATGGCCAAACCCAAGTATGACATCGAATGTATCACACTGTGTGGACCCTGAACTTATGACTGAGGGaaaatctggaccagttgggaaccactgtgccAAATACTTTTGTTGTTGATATACTGTCCCAGAAATGAGTGCGATTAACTACATTCTTgtaattttgagagcatttaaTGCAACTGATGTAATAATATAATAGAATAataatgcaagtacaccctGTCAAAGCGAAATTAACTTTTAATTCTTAAGAATATTCAGACATTGGgattcaaatattaaaaaatctgtattaaaatatatattgttaAGTAATTACAGGGTTCCCACgttcatggaaaacctggaaaagccATGAAATTTTCcagtcacattttccaggcctggaagagtcatggaattagtaaaATGTATTGAAAGTTTTGAGAAAACAATCACAGGATTTTATTGTGTATCATGAAATTGTTGTAGTAATCTTCCGTGGATAACTTAACGTAATGTAACATGAtggcacattttattttctggagCTAATGATGTAATATAGCTCTAATATGCGTTGATGTGTCACAAGGTTGTGTTTATCGTCACCTAAGTTTCTTAATTTTCTCCCCACGTTCCATCTCTCCTTTCACGCATACCGCCTTAGCTAAATCATGTTTGAATGGAGTTTGAAGCTGATGTGTTAGAAAGCAAGTGGagcaagggaaaaaaacaattttgggTTCTTGAAAGGTCATGCAGAAGCTTCGAAATTCTGTCCGTTAAAATGTGTGAGAGCCCTGTAATTAACACCTGTTAATACAAAAAAGTATACAGAAAATTATAGTGTCGAGTAGCCCAAAATTACTTGTTTGGGGCTGAATACAAAATTTGGCCAacaaatcaaaaccaaacaatgcCTTTTGTGGAGACAAGCCATGTAAAGCTACAGGAACACTACAGTTACTTCCGGAATAGCACCAGTTTGCTGCAGCCGGCTCCCGGGGATGGACGGACTGGAAGCTAAGCGGTTTGCTTGTGGATTTAAGAAGTGGAGGATGAAGTTTTTGGAGGGTAAAACTACATATGACAGACTTATTGCCTCATTGCAAGGGGTTGACAAGCTATAAGGACTGTTCCTCTTCCACTCCAGAAGTGCAGCTGTAGGCTAGCGGTAAGCTAATGTTGCGCTTTGTCTTCTTTATAGTGTTGTTCATTTTCCATCAGGCTTGAGCAAgtagacaggtggagagacaaaAAAGGAGAATTGCTGCACCCAAGTATTGTATGGGAAACTCCTGCTGTTTGTTCTGGCATCATGTTAAAATATTGGTGACATTCTTACgtaaaaaaacagacatattaACACAACAGGCAACATTGAGGTCAGCAAAATGATCAAGGTCATGTCTGTATATGGTACGATAAGTCGATGAGGTGATTTTCGTGAGAGCCTAGGTAGGAGCAAAGTAACACACACCGCAGATTGTTTTGTTGAGGTGCTGGCGAAACTTGGAAAAAAGAGGGAACGCCACACACTCAGCTCCAAGTAAAAAAGGAATTTTATTTAGGACAACGTTTTGGCACAGGGCCTTTGTCAAGTCTTATCGTGACAGCCTACCAGTGGCCAGGCTGATACTGACACAGCTGTGTCTGATTCTGCATCTGCAAAGAGAAAATCACACTTGAGGATTTTCGTGCACAGAGGTTTAGAGGTAAAAGTCAGGGTTATAGTATAGTAATGCCACTAGATGGTTATTAAGCTTGTCTGGCAGCCAGTCTAGCAAGGCTACAACCGTCCTCAACAGTTATCGTGATGGTCTTGTTCAACTAGATGGTACAAATTGACCATTTATGTGTTGAAAATCAGACTCCATTTAGCCACACTCTGGTAATGTTTGCCCATTACATAATGATTTCAGCCTGAGGGCTGGTTAgctaaataaaatcaattggcacacaatggaaacacagcagtgatgtAATGATATCCTAACAACTGTTCAGCTGTTGCCCAGTAGTAATTAACTATGATCATAGACacattatgagacagtgggcccctgatCACAGTCATGGAAAGGCCCCGTGCCTTGCTACGCTCATGGTTGTTTTATTAATGCTGTGAGGTTACAAGTTTGCATCAAGTACACAAAGAAAATTTTCTCCATAACCAGAGACAGACTTTTGACTTGCATCAGGAAAAGGAGAACATAATTCCCCATGTGTTTCTGACCTTTTAGTGAACTGTCTGACTTGGCTAAATTTCCTCAGCAGTCGGTTTGAGGTGAAGCTTATGTTCTGCTTCTGAAAGAATCCAGACTTTGTAGTCGGcaagaaaaaacatgaaatcagtgagttttctgctgctgctgccgtgaGGTCTGAAGCTAATGAAATTTTCCACGTGGCTGCATCCGATATGAACTGGATTGGCAAACTCACTCGGCTAGTTAGCCCAACCTGACAGGGTGAGGATGCTGACACTGTTCTTGaattcttacacacacacacacacacacacacacacacatgtcttcacaaacagcagcaggtgcACTGGTCTTAGGTTTGTAGTGTTTGATTTGCTTCTGCACTTGGAAATGGACATTCATGTCTGCTCACACATCTCTCACACTCTTTGTCCTTCAGTTATGTGTTCGCTCACACCGCCAGGATTACTGTGGATCATTAGAAATATATGTCTGCAACAGCAGAAACACAAGCAGGCTGCTGCATTATTCTTGGTTCAGCCCAACTCACACACAATACCAAGTACAGTGCAGGAAAAGTGTGTCTGtatctcttacacacacactcacgtatGCATGCGCCCTGGTCGTGCCTGGCGACCAGACGGGCAGCTCAGGCTTGCTGCTGCAGTAACAagtgggaggagaggaaaggaatgTGAGcaagggaaggagggagggaggagaggggaagaaagagagatggTGTTTTGCTTGGTCACATgatgtgcagagagagagagaaagatgggcTGTGAGGTGCACACAAACTGAACTAAACAAAGATACAAATGGGTTATGAATTATGAATACGTTGAGGCACAAAGACTGAGTGGGTTGCTATGAAAATTGGAGTGGGTGGAGAGAGTCAGTCGGCTTTATACGCTATTTTCAGTTCAATTAAGTGTGCTCTATCAGAATGACAATAAAAATCAGCTTTtttcacacaaaatattagagGAAAGAGAAAGTAAATCTCAACACCTTTCCTATAACCATGTGTGTATTTCACCTAGCAGTGTTGTTCCCTTTGTATTTTCCACAAATATGACACTCTGGCCCTTTGAACACAAAGATTGTGCTATATgctttatgcctcctttgcatttttatacgAAACCAAACGACCGTGGCATCATTCTGCTCCGGTGTGTGATTTcagacagcatgccagcatcacagaatcaaaagaggtgtgatgacatttaacacaacagcgtcagcctctagtgtgacatataacatatgtaTCAGCAGCGCtttgtaaacaaaaacaatggcataacatggcagtaacaatcatttactgtctctagccctttttaaacaggaattgtgcaaatttgcaggaaagcccaatcagtcttttttcagcattggcagtataaagacaaaatcggggagtgcagcaaaatgccgcctacctacttttgtttatacagaaagagcctttttcggggcaatggggggcgtgagcaagtaacaaaatgtgtagctcagcgtgtgacgtaaacagtgacgtgggagggaagccacggctggtcagtccttcggcgattctctcataagtcggcccgttcttcaccgttcccgtcacTTGAcgattaatggcctcttcgtttgcgaggacaaggagggcgcgcaattccttgtctcctcagttgctcatcttaactgtagtgtctgtcaggtttgtgtttccctcttgctactagctgctcgctaattcctgctatcagctgtttcctgtttatccactgccagtgggtcacacgtgcggtgtcatcaacagcccctcccgtggcggaaggccacctcggtcgtttttaaaccaaaagggtTTCGcaaatatgactaccctacgaagTGGAAAATTAGGCACcccggatcaactcgccaatccggctctgtgtgtctaaacgctcgcagcttgccggcaaaacggcccaacatttgccgaaaatctggcaaTGTAAAAGGGTTTCTGTTACATGGCAGccgatctcgtcctctg comes from the Epinephelus lanceolatus isolate andai-2023 chromosome 8, ASM4190304v1, whole genome shotgun sequence genome and includes:
- the tpd52l2b gene encoding tpd52 like 2b isoform X2; its protein translation is MDPASQDINLNSPNKGLVVDNADTLSDVPVEGAVGNAANPLPPGLTEEEAEELRVELTKVEEEINTLRQVLSAKERHATELKRKLGLSPLTELRQNLTKSWQDVQTSNAYVRTSEKLGEWNERVTSLELYKKTQETLLQAGQKTSAALTTVGTTLSKKLGDMRALPFSNSFSNYSIRHSISMPAMRNSATFKSFEDKVGNLKVRNAPVGHNDYKVVGPKGNSEAVSSPTDTTPTQENPPF
- the tpd52l2b gene encoding tpd52 like 2b isoform X13, whose amino-acid sequence is MDPASQDINLNSPNKGLVVDNADTLSDVPVEGAVGNAANPLPPGLTEEEAEELRVELTKVEEEINTLRQVLSAKERHATELKRKLGLSPLTELRQNLTKSWQDVQTSNAYVRTSEKLGEWNERVTSLELYKKTQETLLQAGQKTSAALTTVGTTLSKKLGDMRNSATFKSFEDKVGNLKYKVVGPKGNSEAVSSPTDTTPTQENPPF
- the tpd52l2b gene encoding tpd52 like 2b isoform X14, yielding MDPASQDINLNSPNKGLVVDNADTLSDVPVEGAVGNAANPLPPGLTEEEAEELRVELTKVEEEINTLRQVLSAKERHATELKRKLGLSPLTELRQNLTKSWQDVQTSNAYLSASATLDDITHSEVYKKTQETLLQAGQKTSAALTTVGTTLSKKLGDMRNSATFKSFEDKVGNLKYKVVGPKGNSEAVSSPTDTTPTQENPPF
- the tpd52l2b gene encoding tpd52 like 2b isoform X15; the protein is MDPASQDINLNSPNKGLVVDNADTLSDVPVEGAVGNAANPLPPGLTEEEAEELRVELTKVEEEINTLRQVLSAKERHATELKRKLGLSPLTELRQNLTKSWQDVQTSNAYKKTQETLLQAGQKTSAALTTVGTTLSKKLGDMRNSATFKSFEDKVGNLKVRNAPVGHNDYKVVGPKGNSEAVSSPTDTTPTQENPPF
- the tpd52l2b gene encoding tpd52 like 2b isoform X6, whose product is MDPASQDINLNSPNKGLVVDNADTLSDVPVEGAVGNAANPLPPGLTEEEAEELRVELTKVEEEINTLRQVLSAKERHATELKRKLGLSPLTELRQNLTKSWQDVQTSNAYVRTSEKLGEWNERVTSLELYKKTQETLLQAGQKTSAALTTVGTTLSKKLGDMRALPFSNSFSNYSIRHSISMPAMRNSATFKSFEDKVGNLKYKVVGPKGNSEAVSSPTDTTPTQENPPF
- the tpd52l2b gene encoding tpd52 like 2b isoform X5 codes for the protein MDPASQDINLNSPNKGLVVDNADTLSDVPVEGAVGNAANPLPPGLTEEEAEELRVELTKVEEEINTLRQVLSAKERHATELKRKLGLSPLTELRQNLTKSWQDVQTSNAYVRTSEKLGEWNERVTSLELYKKTQETLLQAGQKTSAALTTVGTTLSKKLGDMRALPFSNSFSSNYSIRHSISMPAMRNSATFKSFEDKVGNLKYKVVGPKGNSEAVSSPTDTTPTQENPPF
- the tpd52l2b gene encoding tpd52 like 2b isoform X1, whose product is MDPASQDINLNSPNKGLVVDNADTLSDVPVEGAVGNAANPLPPGLTEEEAEELRVELTKVEEEINTLRQVLSAKERHATELKRKLGLSPLTELRQNLTKSWQDVQTSNAYVRTSEKLGEWNERVTSLELYKKTQETLLQAGQKTSAALTTVGTTLSKKLGDMRALPFSNSFSSNYSIRHSISMPAMRNSATFKSFEDKVGNLKVRNAPVGHNDYKVVGPKGNSEAVSSPTDTTPTQENPPF
- the tpd52l2b gene encoding tpd52 like 2b isoform X16, with the protein product MDPASQDINLNSPNKGLVVDNADTLSDVPVEGAVGNAANPLPPGLTEEEAEELRVELTKVEEEINTLRQVLSAKERHATELKRKLGLSPLTELRQNLTKSWQDVQTSNAYKKTQETLLQAGQKTSAALTTVGTTLSKKLGDMRNSATFKSFEDKVGNLKYKVVGPKGNSEAVSSPTDTTPTQENPPF
- the tpd52l2b gene encoding tpd52 like 2b isoform X11; amino-acid sequence: MDPASQDINLNSPNKGLVVDNADTLSDVPVEGAVGNAANPLPPGLTEEEAEELRVELTKVEEEINTLRQVLSAKERHATELKRKLGLSPLTELRQNLTKSWQDVQTSNAYVRTSEKLGEWNERVTSLELYKKTQETLLQAGQKTSAALTTVGTTLSKKLGDMRNSATFKSFEDKVGNLKVRNAPVGHNDYKVVGPKGNSEAVSSPTDTTPTQENPPF